A region of the Portunus trituberculatus isolate SZX2019 chromosome 21, ASM1759143v1, whole genome shotgun sequence genome:
CACACCATGCGGATAAGCCTCTCGTCGTGGGACACTAACACCACTCCACCCTGAGAAGAAACATGAACTCACActcaaatgcataaataaatactttatCTAACATTCATATATGGGGCTGTTGAGATATGACAGAGTTCTGTTTCGATGCCACGTCATAAACTAATTTTCAGTGCAGGTTGGGACCAGCCTAAGTAAATATCTACAGCATGTCACCAATGCCATTGCTATAAGAAGTACTGTAAAGTCATAATCTAGGACACTGGTTCTCAAACTTCAATGGAATGCCAGGGTGCTGTGAAGATCTTGCTAGGTTTCTGTGAAAAATTTATACACATTTGACAAAAATTTAACTTATCAATATGAACAGAAATggataaaaattaatatgaaaggaATTAAACAATTTGCATttctgaggaggaaaagagagagagagagagagagagagagagagagagattgattcatAAGTGATAATctaaacttcacatttcatctcttgctaaaacagcttctatgaagttaggcagtctgaggcatctctgccagttttctcacctccctcaactgctaactctgtacaagggccttatctgtccttgtatggagtactttcaCATGTTTGGGAGGGTTCCACTTACACAGTTCTATCAGATaaagtggaatgaaaagctttttgtctcatcaactcccctcctctgactgattgtcttcagcctcttcctcactgtcacaatgttgcatcttgctgtcttctaccactattttcatgcaaactcctcttctgatcttgagaactgcatgcttcccctcctcctgtggcttcactgtacaaggctttcttcttcctttcatccctactctgtccaacttctaatgcaagagttaaccagtactctcaatctttcatatctttcactagtaaagtctggaactccctacctgcttctgctttcttttaagagggagatttccaGACAtctgtcccagacttttggctaactctatcagaccttttttttaaatgttttgttcCTCTTAGccggctttcccctcttacataaaaaaagtacaTCAAAGGTAATTTCATTAAATATCATCGATATTCATGCCTTCCAAACTCACCTTGAATTTACTGATTGCCTCTCCCAGAGCCTCAATCGTCTCAATGTCCAGGTGGTTAGTCGGCTCATCAAGGATGAAGAAATTAGGATTGCCCATACACATGAGAGCAAAGGCCACACGGGACTTCTGACCACCTGACAGACTGGCCAGCTGCTGCAGGGCCAGGTCGCCACTGACGCCAAAAGACCCAAGCTGACGACGGTAGTCTTCAGTTGGCCGCCCTAATAATTACAAAGCTGTATTTCAGTAAGTGCTCTCCATTTATCAGTATCTAAATGAACAAGACTAATTAAGAAAGGCAAAGATAATTCTATCAAAATTTTCACATTAACCCCAAGATGGGAAACACGTCTCTAAAGCCATTTAGGAGTTTTTTTGCAGGGAAGATATTTACAAATAAATTGACACTTCCCAAGCAGTAGAAAACAgtagaaaggatgaggaagagacagaTAACGACACCGAGCAAAGGAGAAACATGAACAGACAAGAGCGGACATGATAGCTACCTTGGTATTTATTTTGTAGCAGCTCTACAGGACACACCCTCATGTCCAGCTGGTCCACATGGTGCTGAGTGAAGTAGCCTATCCTCAGCGACCTGCCAAACAAACAGTCACACCAgtaatacacacaaaaagatgaataaacaaatagatgaatCAACCAAAACAGAAAAGTATATAAATCAGTCAAAATAGAGGCTGAGAACAGCTCTCAAGGTGAAGAAATACAACAGAGTGTTTTAGTTTAATAAATAACCAATGAACTCCACTTACAATTAGTAATTAAATAGTAAATAtattcaacaataaataatcAATAAACAGATTAGATCGCCAGGTTGCTGGTAACAACCTGCATTAGAAAAGGCTCGCATTATAATTCCAATGAAGGTTTAAAGCAAAAAGCTGTGTTGGCATATCAGCCAGTGGGCAAAATTATCTGTGAGGCTGAAGGCACAGAGTTCAAGCTGGAATGTGAGAAAGGAACAGATCTCTCATGCAGCTCATCCCTAACACTAAACCCTCAGCTTCTAGTCTCCCAAGGGAGGAAAACGAGAGATGTAAGGAAGTATATCTTTAATTATAAGACAAATGTTTAACCTCTGATCATTGTCTGTAAGCCTTAAGCAAGGTGCCTTCCTCCCAATCCATACACTCATCACACCTGCTGTTGGGGGTACATTTCTTGGGGGTAAATCAACTGAGTTCACGTCTCTTGGCTGTGTTTCCTTTTGGCCAAGAGTCATTTAGGCCATGATCCCTTTAGAGCGAGAATCAGGTTAAGGCAAGGCACTCAGCTCTACTTACTAATGTTTTCTTGCTCTTAATCTCCAATGAATTTGGGTACATGGTGGGAAAGCAGGTTTTCGGTTGACTAAAACATGACCAAATGTCATCTCTTACCACGAAAGTAAGTACCACTGTATGTCTTACTATAACATGTCAGACACAGCAGATTAATACATACTGAGGCATGTCAACATcatggacggacacacacacacacacacacacacacctgttggcCAGCCGGTGTCCTTTGGTTGTGTCCAGCTCCCCCAGCAGGATCTTCAGCAGTGTGGTCTTGCCCGTGCCATTTTCTCCAACCTGAACCAAACAAAAACCTACAGATTCAACACaccaagaacagaaaaatacaatcaacatcatttgctctcAACTTTTGTACACtcatttcccttgggatgagtGCAAGacaacagtggaaccatgcgtgctttggggtccgaggggtctccaagcgcacgggttcaaatcctgtccatggtccgagtgcaggttgggcttcctcactcagggcaagggtttcctagcaggtgggctttgagataggaggtatcccacaaagtatcccctttagcccataaattcccgtgaaaagctcacacggtattaaaaaaaaaaaaaaaaaaaattatactcaCAATACATATTCTGGAGTCCATGGCAGCCGAGAGATTGACACTGGTAAAGATGGGATTTCCTGGAGTGTATTCAAACTGCACCTCATCTAACTGCAAGACGGAGCCACTCAACTTCTCCACCTCAGGAAACCTCagcaccaccttcacctccttttcAATGGGTTTCAGCTCAGGCctgccacacaaacacaaacataacacCATCAATGTTGACTTTGCTTTCCACTTCCTCATTCTACAAgcactacctaacctaactattaTCAACCTTCAAGTTAAAGCTgcatttctcctcattcttattACAGAACATTTTAAAGTTATCCTTCATGAACAACACAAACAGCAGTCCTATTCACATACATCAATACAATGGCAATAAGTATTACACCTATGAACAATTCCCTAGGCATGTCTGAATAGAACTATGTGGAGGGATTTCTTGAATTATGCGAGGGATACGTTTCTGAAGGGATCACGTAATGTAAAAACTGCATAAAGTGAACGTGATTACTGAACTAAACTGTACAGCGGAGCTAGGCAGGAACTGGTTCCATCTCAATGACTCCGCACGAATACagaaggtaaatacacatgagTCAGAAATCACAAACAATATACTTATAGTGCTTGCTTAGAATATATATGTTATCATTAACTTTATTTAGGAATTCTTGCAAATGCTGGTAACTACAGATGAACAAAGTAAAGTATGATACAATCATATATATCTTGCATCCATTATTCAAAGAAATTGCTTGAGtaatataaaaacattttgtttatgCTGGCCATTGGCCAATAGTAGGCAGTGATTTAGTGTTACCAAATCATGATAATTTCTTTGTACTCTGATTGGTAGATATCCTACGGCATCATACCGTAAAGGATATATACTGGTGGACACCCACTGACATGTCATAAGAGCTAAGCTTGCCAAACTGAGAGGGCCACCCATAACAGTCATTCTGAAGATTAAATAAATCTTCAtaattacttattttcttgttataatATAACTCTTCTTTCCTCGAACCATAATGGGATTTTTTTCCAGGCACCCAGGATTTTTCTAGAACAGTGAGCTAAAGGTGCACATATTGAGATTATATCTGAATTTGTGGTAGACTAGAAGAAAGATTTATCACATTCAAATCTAGTAAAACAATAGCATCGATGAGCTTGAAGCACAGTGCGAAGGGAGAGCATGAAGGTACACATGGGAAACACCTGGTGACACCTGGCAGCTGCATCACCAAACTAAACCAGCTGTGCAACTTGATTTTCTTGGCATTGTGTTATTCTAAATAATCTgtgtaatatgaaaaaatgactaggttttttaccttgtgttatTTCAAAACTGCATGTTCAAAACATGTATAAATCAAGAAATCCCTGTACCTAGTAATGGTTGACAAATGTATCATttcaatgtaaaaaagaaaatacctcTCATACCACTCCTGCAAAAAGTGCACAGTCAGACATTATCCTATATGCTACTATCAATACATTCAggcttcaattttcctttttctatgtaTTAAGCAAAATGTCAAGCAAGATTACCACATAATTCCATACTTAAATTCCATAAGTGTTAATGCTGCAAGTACACTCACAAACACCAATCAGTTCTTGGTGTAGTCAACTCACAATTTCTCGAGCATTTTAATCTTGGACTGGACAAGGGAAGCACGTTTGGCATTGTAGCGAAACTTGTCTATAAACTCCTGGACATGGGCACGAAACTGCATCTGGGCGTCGTACTCTCTCTGCTGATTCTTCTGCCGCTCATTCTTGGTCTGAATAAAGTTTTCATAGTTTCCTCTgcgagagaaaagtgaaacatGAAAATATGGAGAGgggaacatgaagaaaaattagtTGAAAGACAGCAATGGTATTCTTTACATACAAAGTAGAAGAATGCAGACACTTCACCTGTACATGTCGATGGTCTGGGAGTGGAGGTGCAGAACATCAGTGGGCACAATGTCCAGGAAGTGACGGTCATGAGACACCACAAGTAAGGTAGATGCCCAACCCATCAGGTAGTTTTCCAACCAGATGATGGCCTTCATGTCCAACATGTTAGTAGGCTCATCAAGCAGCAGGAGGTCTGGCCTGCCAACACACACCTCATTACTGTCATATCCTCATTTCACATATATAgaactatttttctctcttcttttaataaATGAGGATTCTTGCAAATAAtgacattaaataaataaatagaacaaaaaacaaacacacaacttCATACACAGAATGAATACATTAATAAATCTAAAGAACATGAATATGGATGGAAGTATGGAAGGATGGATGACATCTATCACTTTAAGACTCTTTCACAGCCAGACACCAATCTCTCCCTTTCAACTTACTGTGAGAAGAGTGCTCTGGCCAATGCTATCCTCATTCTCCACCCTCCAGAGAACTCCCGGGTCTTCCTTGACTGCATCTCAGGATTGAAGCCAAGTCCATTGAGGATGACACTAGCCTTGGCAGGGGCCTTGTCTGCCTCAATGGCCTGAAGCTCTGCATAcacctcagacagctgtgtggCGAGGCTATCATCTTGCTCTCTGCGGTTCACAAAGATGAGAAGCATTTGTTTCATAGCCATAGTGCTTTGATGCATTGGTTTCCTTTGTATAGTGAGTCATTATTTCCTTATAAACTACTACCATAAGGAGAGTAGGACTAATGTATTACCTAACTACaatataaaatatgaaaaataaatggatcaacggaaagaaaatggaacactgaagaTAGAAAAAGTGATCATTCAAGGGAAAAAACAAGGTAAcacaaaagatgaagagaagtaaagacTCACCCTTGAGATATTCTGCTCTGAATCTCTTTCTCTCGGTTCAGCAAGGTTCTGCGCTGAATGTCACACTCCAGCACACTCTCAAGGGCTGTGGTGTCATCTCCTGTCACCTCTTGCTCCACGTACAGGATGGAGATGTGACTCGGGATGCGGAGGCTCCGGCTAggcagagaaaggaggaaatggtgcATCTATAAGCCACACATtcacttaatttttcctttataaaCACAGTGTGGGAAGGAAAGCAAATAGACTTGCTACAAAAATGTATAAAGAACCTATCACTAAATTCATAAGCCATCCAATCCCCAAGATTACAATCTTTACCCTGATCTCATACACCACAGCCTGGGCTACATTACAACTAAGTTTGGACAAGTTTCTCAAGGAGGTGAAGTGTTAtgctttctctggtaaactctggaactccctgcctgcttctaaatttctgtcttcctacaacttgacttcttttaatggGCAGGTTTCGAGACACTTGTCCcagaattttggctaactctacttattttttaagggaactggcaatcaagcggggctttttaaaaatttttattacccttggccagcttcctctcttgcataaaaaaaaaaaaaacttctaagGTTTGTAAAACTATTACAATACTACTGGACAGTCACCACTTACCTTGCCATCATTCTCAGCAGCGTTGTTTTCCCAAGACCATTTCTCCCTACTAAGGCATATCTTCTACCAAAGGCTAGAGATATAGTTGCATTCTGAATGAGAACCCTGAAAAGTCATAAGACATGACAGTGTcttaccacaaaacacacacagagtgaaatatgtcataacTTCACATTATGAGACAATCTAGTATTCAGAGGTAATGATAATCCATTTCCTGAAATATTTCAGGATCTACTTCCATGAGATGCCTCTGGTGCAACTCTCCATTTGTTTGTTCCAATCAATCACAACACACTGGAGTACATACACAGAATGGTAGTTTGGAACAATTAGCAATATGAAACAAATGTGCATGACACTGTAATGAGTACAAATAGTGGGTCACCTGTCACCATAGGCCACATCAAAGCTTTCTATCCTGATGTCCTTTGTGTTGCAGATTCCTTTTGCATCCAAGGCTCTGTCCTTCTTACTGACAATctgcaacaccacaaaacaagttATCCTGGTttagcaaaatagaaaaatacacatgAAAATTAAGAAACCTCTTAATTTCTAGATAATAAGGGAATAAGTTACAAACTttacaaattatataaaaaatactTGAATACACATACATCAACAAAGTAAAAGAATAGGACCAGATCAAAGGTTAAGCTTGTCATTTTCAGAGCAGTGATGGCTCCCAAGCTGTGCACACTTACCTGGGAGGCCGTGGCCATCTCCAGGATGATGGGTGGCTGCAACTCCTTCTTGTCTGTGTTGATacgcttctccttcttttctttgagCTTTGCCTCTGCTTTATCCAGTTTTCTCTGGTCAACTTTctgtgataaaaaataaaatgtcacttttttatcatatctatAACTGTCATCAGTATCTCACAGGTCACTACAAGTCTAATCTTCATTCCTATCAGTCTCAACACCACTGCTGACCACATTACccatctctacctcctcctcctcctcctcctcctcctctagtcctCTCAATAATCAatttcctcctgctcttgctcCTTCAGCTgctctttatcaccaccactctcaccattCCTTACCAGTGCgtcatctctctcccttgtccAGACAGACTTGATTTCGTGCTCGTCCAGCTCCATGTTAGCTGCCATCTGTGCCAGCTGCACCGGTGCCTCCAGGGTCTTGTGCTCCAGAGCACCATTAGCCGTCGTCAACTGGTCCATCACCTCCCCACACAGCCTCCTGCTCCCACACATCCAGGAACAGATGTGGAGGAAAACAGTGCAATTGGGGAAGTGGTAaagatgatggtgaaggtgtgCATGGTTGGTAAAGGGGAATGTTGGAGTTATAGAGAGGAATGGTGTggggaaaataaatcaatatgtTACTCCTGTAGTACTGTATGTGTTCTGTGACAATGAATAAGGACATAATTAATGAAAGCAGTGGACACAATAAGAAACAAGCCAACAAAACACTGaatggtagaaaaaaagaagaggaacaccTTGGTCATTGCAATTATAAAGAAAGATTGATAATAAGCAGAAATAGAACCATTTGTCATACAAACTCATTTCTTCCTATAACAAAATGATGAGTCAAAACACAAGCAATACCACTGAGCTGTTGTACAACACCAATCCAGGCAAACTTTCACGTAATGGCACATCAGGAACAATCTGTGGCATAAGTAGTGTTTTTGCCGTCCGAGGCAGCACGCGGCCTTCACGCTTGTCGTCCCTAAAGCCACTAAACACTGCCATGACGGCCTAATCAAGCACAGGAGCCCATTACACCAAAGTTAAACCCATCCCAATAAACCTGTGTCCCTGTTCTTAACTAATAAAGATGTTTGAAGATATTTTGGCCATGTACGTCGCCCCCAAGCAACAAAGATACATCACCCTGGTCTGTGGCGCCACACAATCCCTCCTAAGACGATAAATCAATTAAGAGAGCGCCCCCAAAAAGTGCCACCTTGGATGGATCACTCCCCCGTCCCCTACCTTAGCTATGCCACTGAAAACATCACGAGGGACTTGTTGCCTTTTGTCCGCCATGCTCATGCCCCTGCCactccaaaaaaataaataaaagaaataataaataacagctTACAAATGTTGTTCAAcatcatgataatgataaaaatacattGGTAACATTATCTCATACCTtaggaaataaacacaaataaacacacttagacacacacacaggtagcaaatgaaatacaggagagaaacaccaacacaaacacaaacacacacacacacacacacacacacattactgcaTAACATTTATAGTGGTGAGCTCACCtgatctctccatccttctcaaGGCCCACGGCATCCACCAGCAGCCCACCAATGGCATCGTACACATCCTCACTGTTCTCAAAGTCTTCAGTGCTTGCAAGGACACCTGGAAATGTTAGTGCTGGCTGTTAACATCCCAAGTGCATGAAATTTGTAAAACATGGTCTTGACAAGAGAATAGGAAGCAACGAAGGCAGTCAGTGctttgcttttcatcttatcatgTGTACACAAGAAAGTGTAAAcaagaaagtgtgcacaaaccCTGACTGCAGATACCCCCTCCCCCTCATAAAGGGGGCAATGAGAAGGCATCCTGCAGAGGAAACACCCCAAAAGAAGAACAGACGCCAGCATAATAGTAACCATGTAGAGAAGAATTACTCAGAGTAAAAACTCCACTTTTTAGGAAACAAAGTGGAGATGCTGATATCCcaacaagaaaaattacaaaaactgACCACTAAACTTACTGCCCAAATGGAAAGACCAgaactttggaaaaaaaaaaggtgccaCTGCCCCCACTGATAAATCTCCTCACAGTGACATCAGGGGCTCATATcaggaacaaccaaaataagGTTCCACTACTGTAAGAAATAGTCACCACAGACAAAGTACTCATGATTGCCTGAACAGAAGCACTTACACAAAGATGTCCAAGATGCAGAATCCACAACTATGACATTTTCAGCACAGACAGGAGGGACAGAAGTCATGGAGGAGTAGCCATGTCTATTGACAGTAACGTAGCAATCAATACAGAACTGTTACTTAGCTTCTCCAAAGAAACATGAAATTCTATCTCTTTTCATCAAGGCAGTAAATCTTGACTGGCCTTGCTGAGACTAAATACTTGACCCAGTTCATCAACAAACCACCAATATTCTAGATCTGATGTGCAGTAACAACCATGGAATAATATATTAGGTAATATGAACTCTTCCAGACCACCATGACAGACCACAAGATAATCAATGCACTaatgcacaccacaccacaaaggACATGCACAGCTCAAACAGAAATGGCTAAGTTAAACTTCTACCACAAAGACATCAATTGACCCGGTCTGAGGAATGAATTAAGCATTGAATAGGAGACAGCTTTAGGAAATACAAGATCAAACAAAATTACTTTACAGCAATACGTGCAAAGGTATGCAGGGAACATGTGCTATCAAAAGCATCTCAAAAAACAAACGACTCATACTGAGAGACCGCCACATTCTAATGAGCAACAGAGGCCTCTACAAGAACAAACTGACAAGAAGTCCTCAACCAAACACAAAGGCCAAGATACAAGAAGCCATCCTGGAAATTGAATATAAGTTACTGAAATCACatgaagaacaaaggaagaaagaggaagtactGGCAGTGAACAACATAAAGGATAATTCCAAATTTTTCTTTGCCTACACCAACAAGAAATGCAAAAATATATCTGCAGTAGGTCCACTTGAAAATGTGGAAGGAGACCTTAAGAGTGATCCAGTGGAGATGGTGAATATCCTCAAAGTCCAGTACAAGTGTCTTCAGTGTGCCCAACCCTAACAAAGCTGTGCATGACCCAGCAATCTTTTTCTACATGCAGGcaaacatcaccaaaacaccaataTTGACTGACATCAACCCAGAAACTGAAGACTTTCTTGAAGATATTGAAACCATCAATGCAGATTCTGCACCTGATCTGGATGGCTTTATTGTAAGGTTTTTGAAACAGTGCAAATGTGAGCTAAAGGTACCATTGGAACAAACAGCCACAAATGCCTTGGAATGGACAATATTCCCCCAATCCTAAAAGAAGGGATAGTGACACCCACATACAAAGGAAGCAACAGGGCTGGCTAAAAATTACCAGCTGGTAGTCCTAACCTCTCACATCATCAAATTTCTTTAATGAGTGATCACAAAGCATCTAACTGACCACTTGGGAAAGACAAATACCTTCAATGACAGACAACAAGGCCAGTACTGCCTGCCAAAGTTATTGGCACACCAAGACTAGACACCATCAGCGAGGGTGCAAATGTCAATGTGAtctacagtaaaacctcgcttgacgaacgtctctaggGACGAACAATTCGCGAGACGACccaaaaatttgtcaatatattgaCCCAGGGGACAAACGATATTTCGGGGGACGAACGCGGTTAAGCGGCTCACCAGCAGgcgagccgtttgtgtgatagccaacccggctatcacacaacaacaaaacaaaacat
Encoded here:
- the LOC123507099 gene encoding ATP-binding cassette sub-family F member 3-like — encoded protein: MKQPHEQQSRGEDWPGGSVKMAVPCQMVRDRFPDIDEEIFQYVEGVLASTEDFENSEDVYDAIGGLLVDAVGLEKDGEIRRLCGEVMDQLTTANGALEHKTLEAPVQLAQMAANMELDEHEIKSVWTRERDDALKVDQRKLDKAEAKLKEKKEKRINTDKKELQPPIILEMATASQIVSKKDRALDAKGICNTKDIRIESFDVAYGDRVLIQNATISLAFGRRYALVGRNGLGKTTLLRMMASRSLRIPSHISILYVEQEVTGDDTTALESVLECDIQRRTLLNREKEIQSRISQGEQDDSLATQLSEVYAELQAIEADKAPAKASVILNGLGFNPEMQSRKTREFSGGWRMRIALARALFSQPDLLLLDEPTNMLDMKAIIWLENYLMGWASTLLVVSHDRHFLDIVPTDVLHLHSQTIDMYRGNYENFIQTKNERQKNQQREYDAQMQFRAHVQEFIDKFRYNAKRASLVQSKIKMLEKLPELKPIEKEVKVVLRFPEVEKLSGSVLQLDEVQFEYTPGNPIFTSVNLSAAMDSRICIVGENGTGKTTLLKILLGELDTTKGHRLANRSLRIGYFTQHHVDQLDMRVCPVELLQNKYQGRPTEDYRRQLGSFGVSGDLALQQLASLSGGQKSRVAFALMCMGNPNFFILDEPTNHLDIETIEALGEAISKFKGGVVLVSHDERLIRMVCTELWVCGDKKVRCVEGGFDEYRVLVEKEIQATL